The following are encoded together in the Flavobacterium haoranii genome:
- the clpB gene encoding ATP-dependent chaperone ClpB: MNLKNLTIKSQEALQQAQQIAQGFGHQQLENEHIFKGILEVDENVTPFLLKKLNVNVDLFKQILDSTLQSFPKVSGGEIMLSRDAGSTLTETNIIAKKMNDEYVSIEHLILAIFKSKSKVAQILKDQGVTEKGLEAAIAELRKGERVTSASAEETYNALNKYAKNLCELARNGKLDPVIGRDEEIRRVLQILTRRTKNNPMLIGEPGVGKTAIAEGLAHRIVDGDVPENLKDKIIYSLDMGALIAGAKYKGEFEERLKSVVKEVTTGDGEIVLFIDEIHTLVGAGGGEGAMDAANILKPALARGELRAIGATTLDEYQKYFEKDKALERRFQKVMVDEPDTESAISILRGIKEKYETHHKVRIKDDAIIAAVELSQRYITNRFLPDKAIDLMDEAASKLRMEINSKPEELDVLDRKIMQLEIEIEAIKRENDDVKLKTLNLELANLKEERNEIFAKWKSEKDVVENIQSVKQEIEDFKLEAERAEREGDYGKVAELRYGKIKEAQEKLDTLQKELQENQQGQTLIKEEVTHDDIAEVVAKWTGIPVTKMLQSEREKLLKLEDELHKRVVGQEEAIEAISDAVRRSRAGLQDAKKPIGSFLFLGTTGVGKTELAKALAEYLFDDENAITRIDMSEYQERHSVSRLVGAPPGYVGYDEGGQLTEAVRRKPYSVVLLDEIEKAHPDTFNILLQVLDEGRLTDNKGRVADFKNTIIIMTSNMGSHIIQEKFENLKGSVEAAAEAAKVEVLGLLKQTVRPEFINRIDEIVMFTPLTQANIKQIVGLQLKSVTKMLAHQHITMDATPEAIDYLATKGFDSEFGARPVKRVIQREVLNELSKEILSGKITTDSIILLDSFDGKLVFRNQE; this comes from the coding sequence ATGAACTTAAAAAACTTAACTATTAAATCGCAAGAAGCCTTACAGCAAGCACAACAAATTGCGCAGGGTTTCGGACATCAACAACTAGAAAATGAACACATTTTTAAAGGTATTTTAGAAGTTGATGAAAATGTTACGCCGTTTCTTTTGAAAAAACTAAACGTAAATGTTGACTTATTTAAACAAATTTTAGACAGCACTTTACAAAGTTTTCCAAAAGTTAGTGGTGGAGAAATTATGCTTTCTCGAGATGCTGGCTCAACTTTAACTGAAACTAACATCATTGCTAAAAAAATGAATGACGAATATGTTTCAATTGAGCATTTAATTCTAGCCATTTTTAAATCGAAAAGCAAAGTTGCACAAATCTTAAAAGATCAAGGTGTAACCGAAAAAGGATTAGAAGCTGCCATTGCCGAATTACGTAAAGGCGAACGCGTAACCTCAGCTTCTGCTGAAGAAACATACAATGCATTAAATAAATATGCTAAAAACCTTTGTGAATTAGCCAGAAACGGAAAACTAGATCCTGTTATTGGTCGTGATGAAGAAATTCGTAGAGTTTTACAAATTTTAACACGTAGAACTAAAAATAACCCAATGTTAATTGGTGAACCTGGTGTTGGTAAAACAGCTATTGCAGAAGGTTTAGCGCACAGAATCGTAGATGGAGACGTTCCTGAAAACTTGAAAGATAAAATCATCTATTCGCTAGATATGGGTGCGCTTATTGCAGGTGCAAAATACAAAGGAGAATTCGAAGAACGCTTAAAATCGGTTGTAAAAGAAGTTACTACTGGTGATGGAGAAATTGTGTTATTCATTGACGAAATTCACACATTAGTAGGTGCTGGTGGTGGCGAAGGTGCAATGGATGCTGCAAACATCTTAAAACCAGCTTTAGCTCGTGGAGAACTAAGAGCTATTGGTGCTACGACTTTAGATGAATACCAAAAATATTTTGAAAAAGACAAAGCGTTAGAAAGACGTTTCCAAAAAGTAATGGTCGATGAACCGGATACGGAGAGTGCAATTTCAATTTTACGTGGTATTAAGGAGAAATACGAAACACATCACAAAGTTCGCATTAAAGACGATGCTATTATTGCTGCAGTTGAATTATCTCAACGTTATATTACCAATCGTTTTCTTCCGGATAAAGCCATTGACTTAATGGACGAAGCGGCTTCTAAATTGCGCATGGAAATCAATTCGAAACCAGAAGAATTAGATGTTTTGGACCGCAAAATAATGCAATTAGAAATTGAAATAGAAGCGATTAAAAGAGAGAATGATGATGTAAAATTAAAAACATTGAATCTTGAATTAGCGAATTTAAAAGAAGAACGTAACGAGATTTTTGCTAAATGGAAATCGGAGAAAGATGTTGTTGAAAATATTCAAAGTGTAAAACAAGAAATTGAAGATTTCAAATTGGAAGCTGAACGTGCTGAACGTGAAGGCGATTATGGAAAAGTTGCTGAATTACGTTACGGAAAAATTAAAGAAGCTCAAGAAAAATTAGATACTTTACAAAAAGAATTACAAGAAAATCAACAAGGGCAAACTTTAATTAAAGAAGAAGTTACACACGATGATATTGCAGAAGTTGTGGCTAAATGGACGGGAATTCCAGTAACAAAAATGTTGCAAAGTGAGCGTGAAAAATTATTAAAATTAGAAGACGAATTACACAAACGTGTAGTGGGTCAAGAAGAAGCTATTGAAGCAATTAGTGATGCTGTTCGTAGAAGTCGCGCTGGTTTACAAGATGCAAAAAAACCAATTGGTTCTTTCCTATTCTTAGGAACAACTGGTGTTGGTAAAACCGAATTAGCTAAAGCATTAGCTGAATATCTTTTCGATGATGAAAATGCAATTACACGAATCGACATGAGTGAATATCAAGAACGTCATAGTGTAAGTCGTTTAGTTGGTGCACCTCCAGGATATGTTGGTTATGATGAAGGCGGACAATTAACAGAAGCGGTTCGTAGAAAACCCTATTCAGTTGTATTGTTAGATGAAATTGAAAAAGCGCATCCAGATACTTTCAATATATTGTTACAAGTTTTAGATGAAGGTCGCTTAACGGATAATAAAGGTCGTGTTGCCGATTTTAAAAACACTATTATAATTATGACCTCTAACATGGGAAGTCATATTATTCAAGAGAAATTTGAAAACTTGAAGGGAAGTGTTGAAGCCGCTGCTGAAGCTGCGAAAGTGGAAGTTCTAGGATTATTAAAACAAACGGTTCGACCAGAGTTTATTAATCGTATTGATGAAATTGTAATGTTCACTCCACTTACGCAAGCTAATATTAAACAAATTGTTGGTTTACAATTAAAAAGTGTTACTAAAATGTTAGCACACCAACACATTACAATGGATGCTACTCCAGAGGCTATAGATTATTTAGCAACAAAAGGTTTTGATTCTGAATTTGGAGCAAGACCTGTAAAAAGAGTCATTCAAAGAGAAGTTTTAAACGAACTTTCTAAAGAGATTTTATCGGGTAAAATAACAACCGATAGCATTATTTTACTAGATAGTTTCGACGGAAAATTAGTTTTTAGAAATCAAGAATAA
- the ytxJ gene encoding bacillithiol system redox-active protein YtxJ, with protein sequence MSFFDKIFGRENNEVNSNVNWIPLTAISQLDEIVENSKNKTIVIFKHSTRCSISRFALKQFENEYSLEDKVDLYFLDLLNYREVSNEITNRFQVVHQSPQLLIIKNGVAVYDASHSDIQAEVLGKYV encoded by the coding sequence ATGAGTTTTTTTGATAAAATATTTGGTAGAGAGAATAACGAAGTAAATTCAAATGTAAATTGGATTCCTTTGACAGCTATATCTCAATTAGATGAAATTGTAGAAAATTCGAAAAATAAAACAATAGTGATTTTCAAACACAGTACACGTTGTAGTATTAGTAGGTTTGCTTTAAAACAATTTGAAAACGAATATAGTTTAGAAGATAAAGTAGATTTATATTTTCTAGATTTATTGAATTATCGTGAAGTTTCAAATGAAATTACCAATCGTTTTCAGGTGGTGCATCAATCGCCACAATTACTAATAATTAAAAATGGAGTTGCAGTTTATGATGCTTCGCATAGTGATATTCAAGCCGAAGTTTTAGGAAAATATGTATAA
- the fahA gene encoding fumarylacetoacetase, whose translation MPNIANDPKRKSWIEVPNDCDFPIQNIPFGVFITKNDDITIGTRIGNTAIDMGALQRLHYFDGIELTDDMFMQDTLNDFISDGKKTWRLVRNRLAELFDAENPKLRDNKEHRDIILFDVSEIEMLLPVQIGDYTDFYSSKEHATNVGKMFRDPENALLPNWLHIPVGYHGRSSTIVPSGVPVRRPNGQTLPAGETQPIFGPSKLVDFELETAFITTDANLMGEPIPVAEAEDYIFGMVLFNDWSARDIQKWEYVPLGPFLAKNFASSISPWIVTLDALEPFRVKSPEQNPKPFPYLQQEGEHAFDINLQVAIQPENEVETVVSNSNFKYMYWTMSQQLAHHTVNGCRVNSGDMMGSGTISGPTEDSFGSMLELTWGGKNPIKMNDGSERKFINDNDTVIIRGYCDNGETRLGFGECSSKLLPAVEIK comes from the coding sequence ATGCCAAATATAGCAAACGACCCGAAAAGAAAATCTTGGATTGAAGTTCCAAATGATTGCGATTTCCCCATTCAAAATATTCCTTTTGGTGTTTTTATAACAAAAAATGACGATATCACAATAGGCACAAGAATTGGTAACACTGCCATTGATATGGGCGCTTTACAACGCTTACATTATTTTGATGGAATTGAGTTAACTGACGATATGTTTATGCAAGATACACTGAACGACTTTATTTCGGATGGAAAGAAAACATGGCGTTTAGTGAGAAACCGTCTTGCGGAATTATTTGATGCCGAAAATCCGAAATTAAGAGATAACAAAGAACACAGAGATATTATTCTTTTTGACGTTTCTGAAATTGAAATGTTATTACCCGTTCAAATTGGCGATTATACTGATTTTTACAGTAGCAAAGAACATGCTACAAACGTAGGAAAAATGTTCCGAGATCCTGAAAATGCTTTATTACCAAATTGGTTACATATTCCTGTAGGTTATCATGGAAGAAGTTCTACCATTGTACCAAGTGGAGTTCCTGTAAGAAGACCAAACGGACAAACGTTACCTGCTGGGGAAACACAACCTATTTTTGGTCCTTCAAAATTAGTAGATTTTGAATTAGAAACTGCTTTTATAACTACTGATGCTAACTTGATGGGAGAACCAATTCCTGTTGCTGAAGCTGAAGATTATATTTTTGGTATGGTTTTATTTAATGACTGGAGTGCTCGTGATATTCAGAAATGGGAATATGTACCACTAGGACCATTTTTAGCAAAAAACTTTGCTTCTTCAATTTCTCCATGGATTGTTACTTTAGATGCTTTAGAGCCTTTTAGAGTAAAAAGTCCTGAGCAAAACCCAAAACCTTTCCCTTATTTACAACAAGAGGGCGAACATGCCTTTGACATTAATTTGCAGGTAGCAATACAACCAGAAAACGAAGTAGAAACTGTAGTTTCAAACTCTAATTTCAAATATATGTATTGGACTATGTCGCAACAATTAGCACATCATACAGTAAACGGATGTCGAGTAAACTCGGGAGATATGATGGGAAGTGGAACAATTTCTGGACCAACAGAAGATAGCTTTGGTTCGATGCTTGAATTAACTTGGGGCGGTAAAAACCCAATTAAAATGAACGACGGAAGTGAGCGTAAATTTATTAATGATAATGATACAGTAATCATCAGAGGTTATTGCGACAACGGCGAAACAAGATTAGGCTTTGGAGAATGTTCTTCGAAACTGCTTCCCGCAGTTGAAATAAAATAA
- the glyA gene encoding serine hydroxymethyltransferase, giving the protein MQRDEQIFDLILDEQDRQQHGIELIASENFVSEQVMEAAGSVLTNKYAEGYPGKRYYGGCEVVDIVEQIAIDRAKALFGAEYVNVQPHSGSQANTAVFAACLQPGNKILGFDLSHGGHLTHGSPVNFSGKLYNPVFYGVEKETGRLNYDKIQEIALAEKPKLIIAGASAYSRDMDFKRFREIADSVGALLLADVSHPAGLIAKGLLSDPIPHCHIVTTTTHKTLRGPRGGMIMMGKDFENPWGFKTPKGEIKMMSNLLDMAVFPGNQGGPLMHIIAAKAVAFGEALTENFFNYTLQVQKNAKAMADAFVKRGYDIISGGTDNHMMLIDLRNKNITGKEAENALVKAEITVNKNMVPFDDKSPFVTSGIRVGTAAITTRGMVEADMETIVAFIDKVISNYTDEDILEQVADEVNEFMADKPMFVF; this is encoded by the coding sequence ATGCAACGCGACGAACAAATTTTTGACCTAATTCTTGACGAACAAGATAGACAACAACACGGAATTGAACTAATTGCATCTGAAAACTTTGTAAGTGAACAAGTGATGGAAGCTGCAGGTTCAGTATTAACCAATAAATATGCTGAGGGATATCCTGGTAAGCGTTATTATGGAGGATGTGAGGTAGTTGATATCGTAGAACAAATTGCAATTGATAGAGCAAAAGCATTATTTGGGGCTGAATATGTGAATGTTCAACCGCATTCGGGTTCTCAGGCCAATACAGCAGTATTTGCAGCTTGTTTGCAACCCGGAAATAAAATTTTAGGTTTCGATTTATCTCATGGTGGACATTTAACGCATGGTTCCCCAGTTAATTTTTCTGGTAAATTATATAATCCCGTATTTTATGGAGTTGAAAAGGAAACAGGACGTTTAAATTATGATAAAATTCAAGAAATTGCTTTAGCAGAAAAACCAAAATTAATTATTGCTGGTGCCTCTGCTTATTCTCGTGATATGGATTTTAAACGTTTTAGAGAAATTGCCGATAGTGTTGGCGCTCTTTTGCTAGCCGATGTTTCACATCCTGCAGGTTTAATTGCTAAAGGTTTATTAAGTGATCCTATTCCTCATTGTCATATTGTTACTACTACTACTCACAAAACATTACGTGGACCAAGAGGTGGTATGATTATGATGGGGAAAGATTTTGAAAACCCTTGGGGTTTTAAAACTCCAAAAGGAGAAATAAAGATGATGTCAAATTTATTAGATATGGCAGTTTTTCCTGGAAATCAAGGTGGACCTTTAATGCATATTATCGCTGCAAAAGCGGTTGCATTTGGTGAAGCTTTAACCGAAAACTTTTTCAATTATACTTTACAAGTTCAAAAAAATGCAAAAGCAATGGCAGATGCATTTGTAAAAAGAGGTTATGATATTATTTCTGGAGGAACCGATAATCATATGATGCTAATTGACCTGCGAAATAAAAATATTACAGGAAAAGAAGCTGAAAATGCATTAGTAAAAGCTGAAATTACAGTGAACAAAAATATGGTTCCTTTTGATGATAAATCACCATTTGTTACATCTGGAATTAGAGTAGGAACTGCAGCTATTACAACTCGAGGAATGGTAGAAGCAGATATGGAGACTATTGTTGCGTTTATAGATAAAGTAATTTCTAACTATACAGATGAAGATATATTAGAACAAGTTGCTGATGAAGTAAACGAATTTATGGCAGATAAACCAATGTTTGTTTTTTAA
- a CDS encoding NAD(P)-dependent oxidoreductase, whose product MKFGIIKERKNPPDRRVVFSPDELVNFKTKYPQAEIVVESSDIRVFNDDAYIEKGISISQDLSDCDVLIGVKEVPVEALIPNKKYFFFSHTIKKQPYNRKLLKSVLEKNIELFDHETIVDENNSRLIGFGRYAGIVGAYNGIRAFGIKYELFDIPKAETLPDQNALIERLRKNRLPNIKIVLTGSGKVAYGAKEMLDAMKIKQVAPSDYVSKSYDQPVYTHVDVLDYNKRKDGQVLDKYDFYNNPLEYTSDFEKFSDVSDIFMAGHFYGNNAPVILTREMLRSPKCKLKVVADISCDIDGPVACTIRSSTIAEPIYGYLPSEHKEVPFTHPSAIVVMAVDNLPCELPKDASEGFGEVFLDKVIPAFFNNDADGILERAKITENGKLTPRFDYLQDYVDGK is encoded by the coding sequence ATGAAATTCGGAATTATTAAAGAACGAAAAAACCCTCCTGATAGAAGAGTTGTTTTTTCTCCCGATGAATTAGTAAATTTTAAAACAAAATATCCACAAGCTGAAATTGTTGTCGAGTCATCTGATATTAGAGTTTTTAATGACGATGCCTATATCGAAAAAGGAATTTCGATTTCACAAGATTTATCAGATTGTGATGTTTTAATTGGAGTGAAAGAAGTTCCAGTTGAAGCACTTATTCCAAATAAAAAATACTTTTTCTTTTCTCACACTATTAAAAAGCAGCCTTATAACAGAAAATTACTTAAATCAGTTTTAGAAAAAAATATAGAATTATTTGATCATGAAACAATTGTTGATGAAAATAATTCACGTTTAATAGGATTTGGACGTTACGCTGGAATTGTTGGTGCCTATAATGGTATTAGAGCTTTTGGAATTAAATATGAATTATTTGATATTCCTAAAGCTGAAACATTACCAGATCAAAATGCTTTGATTGAAAGATTACGTAAGAATAGATTACCAAATATTAAAATTGTTCTTACAGGTAGTGGAAAGGTTGCTTATGGCGCTAAGGAAATGCTTGATGCAATGAAAATTAAACAGGTTGCTCCTTCAGATTATGTAAGTAAAAGTTATGACCAACCTGTTTATACGCATGTTGATGTTTTAGATTATAATAAACGTAAAGACGGACAAGTTTTAGATAAATACGATTTTTATAATAATCCTCTAGAATATACTTCCGATTTTGAAAAATTTTCTGATGTTTCAGATATTTTTATGGCAGGTCATTTCTATGGAAATAATGCTCCAGTTATTTTAACCAGAGAAATGTTACGTTCGCCTAAATGTAAATTAAAAGTTGTTGCCGATATTTCTTGTGATATTGACGGACCTGTTGCTTGTACAATTCGTTCAAGTACAATTGCAGAACCAATTTACGGTTACTTACCAAGCGAACATAAAGAAGTTCCATTTACACACCCATCAGCAATTGTTGTTATGGCAGTTGATAATTTACCTTGTGAGTTACCAAAAGATGCAAGTGAAGGATTTGGAGAAGTGTTTTTAGATAAAGTGATTCCTGCTTTTTTTAATAATGATGCTGATGGTATTTTAGAAAGAGCTAAAATTACCGAAAATGGAAAACTTACACCACGATTTGATTATCTACAAGATTATGTAGATGGAAAATAA
- a CDS encoding ligand-binding sensor domain-containing protein, protein MLKRTFLYIFFLFFTLVIKAQEVLPLVKNYTKQDYNGDNQVWNLTQGKDNAMYFANNGFLLRYDGVKWEKYTLPNQSIIRSVYSFEDKIYTGSYNEFGYWKRVDGKMVYTSVSGPKKVFKNYTNSEEIWKIFNVGKTLYFQSFNELFVDNGKAIKKINFPSQISYCFVLDDEIYVATVRKGVYKFKNNDFQKVDYFSAVDDNIVHGIEKNENDIYIFTQKNGVFISKNNGNAIPWTHDINEKLKSQIVISAKILDHKLFIGTAFNGLYVVDLNSQYFYNINRSNVLKNNSVLNVFADKEKIFGLA, encoded by the coding sequence ATGTTGAAAAGAACTTTCCTTTATATATTTTTTCTGTTTTTTACTTTAGTAATTAAAGCACAAGAAGTTTTACCATTAGTAAAAAATTATACTAAGCAAGATTATAATGGTGATAATCAAGTTTGGAATCTTACTCAAGGAAAAGATAATGCTATGTATTTCGCTAATAATGGTTTTTTATTGCGATATGATGGTGTTAAGTGGGAAAAATATACATTACCAAATCAGTCTATAATTCGATCAGTTTACTCTTTTGAAGATAAAATTTATACAGGATCTTATAATGAATTTGGATATTGGAAAAGAGTAGACGGAAAAATGGTTTATACTTCTGTTTCTGGACCAAAAAAAGTTTTCAAAAATTACACAAATAGTGAAGAAATATGGAAAATATTTAACGTTGGTAAAACTTTGTATTTTCAATCTTTTAATGAACTTTTTGTAGATAATGGTAAAGCAATTAAGAAGATTAATTTTCCTTCACAAATTTCCTATTGTTTTGTTTTAGACGATGAAATTTATGTTGCAACCGTTAGAAAAGGTGTTTATAAGTTTAAAAATAACGATTTTCAAAAAGTTGATTATTTTTCTGCAGTAGATGATAATATTGTCCACGGTATTGAAAAGAATGAAAACGATATTTATATTTTCACCCAAAAAAATGGTGTTTTTATTAGTAAAAATAATGGAAATGCGATTCCTTGGACTCATGATATCAACGAAAAATTAAAATCTCAAATTGTTATTTCTGCCAAAATTTTAGATCATAAGCTATTTATTGGAACAGCTTTTAACGGATTGTATGTAGTTGATTTAAATTCGCAATATTTCTACAATATCAATAGGTCAAATGTTTTAAAAAATAATTCAGTTTTAAATGTATTTGCAGATAAAGAAAAAATATTTGGCTTGGCTTAG
- a CDS encoding helix-turn-helix transcriptional regulator, whose product MYKYVNGDFSKAIKINDRTKPVKDFLQISEHIFIYTDSYRGLFKLELNRDNSIKKITNLSEENKIDNDYNVKMFQYKGTELFYINNSWYSLDIVNDKLILNDQFNKAFKNVQELISIDDSHFLINKNGVLYIINQVKDAFVWTPIPLEYYQGKLINNETKIFQLDNKFLVNMDDGFLMIDSIQTKNRNQKIRIEAFNSENGIVNEGDNISYKEQLKVYVISEYFGSNKTLLYYKVDDEELQTLENGFIDLKNLYSGSHTITIYNSNDGDFNKIAAYSFNVLNPWYFSFWMKLVYFLLISGIFYLYYKWNKIKYYQKLKLKEEELRHKNEILRLEIEADNKIKLQEYEKHLLENQVQVKANELASKSLSIVKQTELIESIQNILDTETTTSSLKNKIGKAIKINSLNKNEWKSFEDNLLKSNEDFVKELSKRYQNLTSKDIKLCIYLKMNLSSKEIAPLMNISYRGVELHRYRLRKKLDLDPSVNLNLFMNNIF is encoded by the coding sequence TTGTATAAATATGTAAATGGAGATTTTTCTAAAGCTATTAAAATTAATGATAGAACAAAACCAGTAAAGGATTTTCTACAAATAAGCGAACACATTTTTATTTATACCGATAGTTATCGAGGTTTATTTAAATTAGAATTGAATCGCGATAACAGTATCAAAAAAATTACAAATCTTTCAGAAGAAAATAAAATTGATAATGATTATAATGTAAAAATGTTTCAATATAAAGGGACTGAATTATTTTATATTAACAATTCTTGGTACTCTTTAGATATTGTAAACGACAAATTAATTTTAAATGATCAGTTTAATAAAGCTTTTAAAAATGTTCAAGAGCTTATAAGTATAGATGATAGTCATTTTTTAATAAATAAAAATGGAGTTCTATACATAATTAACCAAGTTAAAGATGCTTTTGTTTGGACTCCAATTCCCCTAGAGTATTATCAAGGAAAGCTAATCAATAATGAAACAAAGATTTTTCAATTAGATAATAAGTTTTTGGTAAATATGGATGATGGTTTTTTAATGATAGATTCTATTCAAACGAAAAATCGCAACCAAAAAATTAGAATTGAAGCCTTTAATTCAGAAAATGGGATAGTTAATGAAGGTGATAATATTTCATACAAAGAACAATTAAAAGTATATGTTATTTCCGAATATTTTGGAAGCAATAAAACACTCTTATATTATAAAGTTGACGATGAAGAACTACAAACTCTAGAAAATGGATTTATTGATCTAAAAAATTTATATAGTGGTAGCCATACAATAACCATTTATAATTCAAATGATGGTGATTTTAATAAAATAGCAGCATATAGTTTCAATGTTCTAAATCCTTGGTATTTTTCATTTTGGATGAAATTGGTATATTTCTTATTAATTTCAGGTATATTTTATTTGTATTATAAATGGAATAAAATAAAGTATTATCAAAAATTAAAGCTTAAGGAAGAGGAATTACGACATAAAAATGAAATTCTTCGTTTAGAGATTGAAGCTGATAATAAAATTAAACTTCAAGAATACGAAAAACATTTACTTGAAAATCAAGTACAAGTGAAAGCAAATGAATTGGCAAGTAAGTCTTTATCTATCGTGAAACAAACAGAGTTAATAGAAAGTATTCAAAATATTTTAGATACAGAAACTACTACATCAAGTTTAAAGAATAAAATAGGTAAAGCGATAAAAATCAATTCATTAAATAAGAACGAATGGAAGTCTTTTGAAGATAACCTACTTAAAAGCAATGAAGATTTTGTCAAAGAATTATCAAAACGATATCAAAATCTTACTTCAAAAGATATCAAATTATGCATCTATTTAAAGATGAATTTATCTTCCAAAGAGATTGCTCCTTTAATGAATATAAGCTATAGAGGAGTCGAATTACATCGTTATCGCTTGCGTAAAAAGCTTGATTTAGATCCATCAGTTAACCTAAATTTGTTTATGAATAATATATTTTAA